The DNA sequence TATGCAGGCGGACCaagtatccactgagccacaccagcaagggctccgctgattgttagagagagtggaagagaggagagagagagaaatagagaaacatagattggttgctacCCGCATGTATTCCAACAGGGGCCAGGAGtttacctgcaaccaaggtaggtgcccttgaatGGGAAGTGAACTGGGGATACTTCGGTTTGAGGGTCTAACCACTGATCACCCCAACAGGGCTGCTTCCGTAGGTTTTCATGGCCAACACGTAGCCCAGCTGTGTGGATGCATGCAGTCGGGGGCCACGGATGAAGAGATGGTCCCCACTCACCCTCCTCCTGAGTCCTAACTCTTCCCCCAGGACAATGTGCAGGTGTGGGGACCAGGGTGGTGATGAGCAGACCTCCCGGACGACACAGCGGGGTCCATCATGTGTGGGCTGGGCATCCAGGTGGGTGTTCCAGCCACTGAAGTGGACTTTGCAGACCTGGAGTCACCACGGAGCAGCCACCACGGTGTCCACACTGTGCAGCCAGAGAGCTCTGACCCAGCAGAGTCAGCCAAACCCGGGAATCCTCTGGGGAGCCACCCCCACAGCAGGCAGACCCTCATCTCTGGGTGTGGCCACCGAGCTCCGATGTCCAaaaggctcagttggttgagcatcatcttgtgcaccaaaaggttactggttccattcccagtcagggcacatgcctgggtggtgggttcaatcctgggtccaggtgcttAGAGGgagcaaccaatctctctctctctctcaacatgaTGCTCAGTGAAATGTGGGTATCAGATAAAGGAATAattcagaacacacacacatctccaaaatgctgtggccctggctggtttggctcagtggatacatcATTGTcccgaagactgaagggtcccaggttccattccattcaaaggcacatgcccaggttgtgggctccatctccagtagggggtgtgcaggaggcagccaatcaatgattctctctcatcattgatgtgtccatctctctcttctgtcttccttcctctctaaaatgaataaaaatatatatttattttagaaaaaaaaatgtggtgtaTCTGACATCCACATGGCATTGGGTATTCTATAGGGAATCTGGCCACTCTCCTGGGACCTCCTtattttacaatgaaataaagGACAACAGGAGAGATAAGGGTAGAATcgtgaaatatttattgaaaaaaacagcAAGACTGACACAATATGGGGCCGATAGAAAACATGAGTAATTAGTGGAGGACCCCAATTCTAATTCATAGCACCCCCACTGTCTAAGGGCTCATAGACCACTTCTGCACCAGAGGggaccccttcctttcctcctgggtCAGCAGGGACCCGGAGCCCCAGGGGCGCTCCTTGGCAGGTCCTTCGGTGGCGTTGGAACGTCCCCAGCTGGCGGAAGGCCCCGTCGCACTGGGGACACCGGTAGGGCTTCAGGCCCGTGTGGGTGCGCATGTGGACGTTGAGGTTCCCTCGGTGGCTGAAGCTCTTGAGGCAGACGTCGCACTGGAACGGCCTCTCCTGGGTGTGGACCCGCTCGTGGCCGCGCAGCGTGGACGCGTGGGTGAACCTCTCCTGGCAGACGGTGCAGCAGTACGGCTTCCGGCCCGTGTGGATCCGATGGTGGACGTGCAGGTCCGAGGCCTGAATGAATCTCTTGGGACAGTAACGGCACTGGAAGGGtctctctcctgtgtgtgtcCTCCGGTGAAGGTCTAACTGAGATTTATAACTGAACCTTTTGCTGCAGTCCTGACACTCGTACGGGATCTGTCTCCTGGATTCTTTGCCAACAGGGTGACCAGTTGGCTCCACGGTGTTGGATGCCCCGACTGAATTGGACCCGTGCTGTCCTGTGACTTGTCCTTGGTCCAATGGCACGGCTGCTTCTTGATGTTCCTCTTGGGGGGTGGGACTGTTCCCCCTTTTTCTCTTGGGGACAACGCTTGGATTCCAAGAACCTCTTCTCTTCGGACACTGAGTCAAGGCCTGTGTCTCCAGAACATGGGTGGGAGGTACGTCAGCAGCATCCACATGTTCAAGGCCAATTCCTTCTTGGGGGTTCTGCTCCCCCTCTGTCCTCACCGATTCTCCTGAAAGAAAGGGTTCAACACACAACATTAATAAAAGACGTTTCAGGCCagctcagggattgagcatccacccaggaaccaagaggtggccaGCTccactccctgtcagggcacatgcccggattgtggggcTCCATCTCCGGTGggtgccatgcaggaggcaggcaagccTTGatttcctctctcatcgatgcttctatctctatctcctctgcactctctctaacaatccaTTGAAGTATATATGTAGAGAGAGCACTTTTAACACTACCAAACGCCTCTGAACCAGAGCCCATGTTGGTTGAGAACATTCCCATCAACCAACAGACGGAGAGACTGGCCTTAGGACCCAGGGAGTCCGTGGCGGAGAAGGCTTGGCATTGAGAGCCAATGTCCCCAAAGGAGGACCACGACGCGTGCCCCCCGGATCCCCAGCACAGGGAGCATCAGTAACTGCTCTGGAAGCCCAGTTCCAGACTCACCAGGACTGCTGGGAAGCGGAGCCTCTGGAGATGTGAGAACTGCCTCTTCCCCGTCCTCCATCAcatccttctccacctcctccaccttcacCACGGGCCCCACACCCTGTGGGTCACTTGTCTTCAGCATCGTCTCTGGCAGGAGGACTCTCTGCCCCTGACAGTGGGCAAACAAGGGTGGTTAAATGTGTCGGAAACCAGGGCTGGGAAGctctgtccctccttcccccatcccagtggtcggcaaactgcggctcacgagcttcatgcggctctttggcccctggagtttaagtttaaaagtttGGCtcttaaagaaatttcaatcgttgtactgttgatatttgactctgttgactaatgagtttgccaaccactgccccatCCGGTCCATCTCCCTGACCTGAGACCCCAACTTACCTAACACCACAGTTTTGGGGCTCTGTCTAGACCTCGTTGGGGCCAATcccatcacccccaactcccaagTCTGTTGTTATGTACACCCATCACAGCTTTACGTCAAGCCCATACATTGTACTCCttactctttttgttgttcatcctcaccccaggatattttttccattgatttttagagagcaaggaagagaggTGGACAGAGAGAGCGATGCAGAGAGgatgaggggaggagagagagagagagagagagagagagagagagagaaacatcagtgtgacagACGTGAGAGACACTTGactggttgactcctgcacgtccccaaacTGGACAGGGAatggatcctgcaacccaggtatgtgcccttgactgggaaaccTACAATCCTAGGTCTGATGCTGGAACCACTGAAAACACTGGCCAAGGCCACAGTGTTCAGTCTCCATTCTCTAGGCGTACCTCCCCTGGGCATTTCAACTGCTGGCTGCCTCCATTTGTGGAAGCAAAGAGATTCTGGACCCGGctctccccactcctcaccctGATATGCCCAGAGGAACATTAGATTTCtactggcctgtggaccaaggtCAAAGGTCAGTGACTCTTTATGGTCCACATTGGTTCAGAAATGCCCGTGGATTGAATGCTTCCCCTGCATGCCTTCAGGGGTCCCCTGCTAGCCTGTGTCAGAATTCCCAAATGCTGTAGCAGCTATGGGCACCGCGGCCCCTGGAACCGgctcccacccatccccacagATCAGGGCGTCACAAACTCACCTGTCCCCACACCACGTCACTGGGTCCTGGCTGGTTCCCCGGCTCTCCGAGGACCTCGGGGCTGTTCTCAGGATGTGCCCCCGCCTTACTTATGGGGGATGGGGACTTCACGGACAAGTCCACCCCGAGGTCTGTGTCCCCGGCTTCCTCGTCGGAATTCTCCTGAAGATACTCCTGCCCATGGAGGGTGACCACCGTCTGCGGGAGGAAATGAAGCAGGATGAGACCCGGAGGCACCTCCTCCTGGCGTGTGTGCTCCTCACACTCACACGTTCAGTGGAATCACACAGGGgtgttccctctctctccccttccccattctctctctaaaaaggaattctttcaatcaatcaataaaatggcAACCGCCCACATGGTGGCAACCAAACATGTCTCCCAACATGGCCACGGGCTCCCTGGAGAGCCCGGCGCCATCCCTGCACCtggtctgtgcctcagtttcctcgcccGCGAGGCAGCACCGACAAGTCTACCTCCTGGGGTTAATCTGAGGTCATTGGGGAAGCGAGCCTCAGGAAGGGAGAACAAATGTCGGAAGATGTCCCTCTAAGGAAGCTCCTGTGTCTGGGCGCCGTGGCGCAGCCGTTGGGTATTTAcctctgacccaggaggtcacaggtcgattcccggccagggcatacCACCGtgttgcgggctggatcctcaATGCGATGGTGGGgaatgcaggatgcagccaatcaatgattctctctcattattgatgtttcaatctctctctccctctccctctctgctacCGTGTACATGACTGGCCTCCCTTGCCCTGCCCATCCTGCGGGCCCCCCTCACCCATCTCCTGGGCTTCTCCTTGTTCAGCAGCAGGACCTCCAGCTCATCGCAGCTCTGCACCCTCCTCTCCTTGACCAGCACCTGCAGCTCCAGGGGCATGCAGGTCAGGAACTTCTCCAGCACCAGCTGGTCCAGGATCTGCCTCATGGTGCGCACATCCGGCCTCAGCCACCGGTGCAGGAGCGCGTCCATCGTGTGCAGGCTCTGGAGGGGGTCCGAGCCCTCCGGGGGGTGGAAGGCTCTGAAGAGCACGTGCCCCATCTCAGAGTCCCGGTACTGTCCCTCGGGGAGGCGTCCAGGGGGCGGTCTGGACGgtggcagcccccagcccagaaTGCCCTGCGGGTTCCCAGGACCATCTGAACACATCTGGAATGTAGGCATCGTCACTGGAAATGGCTCCACTGGGACTGGAGCAAACCCGCCCTGAAGTCAGTCCTGATGGAGAGCGGAAGAAGGGACGGACGGGTAACGGTGCACAGtgctgggggaagagaggagagaatgcGGTGAGTTACCCTGCTGACCCACCCAATACCAAACACCCCTCACTGGTCCCGTATTTAATGCCGTGGAAGTTAACCCAtagtattcttctttttaaaaaatatttcattgtattgatttgagagagagataaacatcaatcagttgaCACCTGCACTCCACCAATGAGGAACCAGCCtgaaagctgggcatgtgcctgaccaggaaacaATCCAGTGACCtgtggttcatgggtccacactcaacacctgagccacacccgctgggcTCCAAAATCCACTTCAATAGGAACATCAGCGTCTGTAGCTTCTCCTCCGGACGAGATGCAGgggcctggccggtggctcaggtggttagcGCTTCGTCCCCCGAGACCAGTTTGCAGGTTCCAGGTCCGGTCAGAGCACAGACAAgagtcaaccagtgaatgcaatGCTAAGTGCAACACCAagcctctctctctgtttctctctctcacacacacacacacaaatcaccaattaaaaaaaaagataagatacaGCAATTCCACTGGTAAATTTTAATCACTGTTTGGCCATGATTCTGTAGGAAAAtacagggaaaaaaaatgttcacaacCTGGAATTCCATGGGACGTAATCTCTATTGAATAGGAACCTAAGATGGCCCCCAACATTCCCTGCTTTGCTCCAGACAAAGGACAGCTCAAAACAACCCCAGGAGTTTGAAGCTCCTCCAGACATTTCCTTTTCatagatttttgttgatttcagagaggaagggagagggagagagagacaaacatcaataaggagagagaatcactgatcggctgcctcctgcacgcccctctactggggatggagcctgcaacccgggcgtgtgcccttgacgggaactaaccctgggaccttccagtccacaggctgatgctccacccaccaagccaaaccaggtGGGGCCAGATACTTTCTCACGGTGGCAAAATGCACAACCTGAAATTCACCACTCTAACTCCTTTTAAAACACTCAGCCCAGCACacgaagagagaggggaagagagagacttgTCTGTCCGGGTATCTGTGCGTCCATTGGTGGGTTCTTGTTTCCGTCCTGACCCGGGGCTCTAACCAACGGGGCTCCTCAGCCAGGGCCTAACTCTTCCTTAAAGGCGGCAGTTTGGGGCCACTAAGTGCCTTGCAAATGCTGTTCTGCACTCACCACTGTCTGGGTCCAGAACTGAGTTTTGGGCACCACAAAAGGAAACCCTATCCCCACCGAGTTCTCTGCCACCCACCTCACGACCCTTGCCCTCAATTCCCTGATCTGTCTGAATGAATGGATTAATGGGATAATGATCTGTCTGAATGAATAGATTGATGGGTGCCACGTATATAATCTCATCCCAGAAAATGATCCGTGAGATATTGAGGAAGCAAGATTTTTAATGACAAATtttgaccctagctggtttggctcagtggatagagcgttggcccatggactgaaggatccatgtcaagggcacatccctcagTTGCAGGCGCAATTCCTGGGCTCGGATAAGGtgggtgcatgaggcaaccaatcgctatgTCTCTcccacattcatgtttctctctctgtgtgtgtctgtctctcccttcccctctctctaaaattcaatggaaaagcatccttggtgaggattaaccaacaaGAAGGAGGAATTGTCACAGGCCCTAAGGGACCTTCCAGAGGCAAGAGCCACTTCCCAGGATTCTCAGAGACCAGGTTTCTCTCAAGGGCAGCAGCTATGAACACAGGACCCCCAGTCGTCCTTCCCCCAGAGGTAGGGGGCCCACCTGAAGGTCAGGGCAAGGTCGCTGGAGAGTCAGGAGGATGAGACCctaggggaggtgtgtgtgtgtgtgtgtgtgtgtgtgtctgtgtgtgtgtggagggggagggtccctagATTTcctgtgtgtggaaggtgagaacATAATTGTGAAAGCATGAAGCTAGGAAACGCTGGGGATTCAGAGGTTTCCTGTCAGTGGAaatcagggaggaggcagggatttcCCTGGTCATTCCTAGAATGTTTGGGCTCCTTTCACATTAAGAAAgtcatggaaaaacaaacaaaaaatcaccaccaacaacaaagacAGACAAGGAGTCACAGAAACATAAAACCAGCGCCTGGATATGGAAGCATCCGACCTGCCATGAATAAGACGACGGGATCCAGCAGAGGCAGTGCCTGCACACAGGGGAACATTACTCGGCCAGACTAAGGAATGAGACCCTTCCATTTGCCAAAGCCGGGATGAGCCTAGAGGGTCTCAGGCTGCCagaaatcagccagtcagagaagggtgAGTTACCACTAGATTTCCCttccatgtggaatctaaagaccAAAATAAAGGACCAAACTCACTCCCAGACACGGAGAACGGACTGATGGTTGTCACAACCAGGCCTGGGGCAATGGGAGGCACTGCCAGGCACCCTAAGATGCACAGGACAGcgcccccactccacccccaaattaaaaataaatcccgTCAAAACAGCCAACAGTGTCCGAGACTGCAAAGCCCTGGTTTTGAATAGAAACCACACCCCATGTGTGAAAGGGGTGCGGGGGGACCCTTGGTTTTCACAGGATCTCAGAAATGATGCACAGCACACACATCCAGGTCATTCTGAGACcaacctccatccctccatccatccatctacccattcgtccatccatccaccctaggaaggcagagggagagagacaaacctCAATGagcagagagaatcactgatcgcctgcctcctgcacgcccctctactggggatggacccTGCAACCCTGGCGTGTGCCCTCGACGGGAACTaaccctgggaccttccagtccacaggctgatgctccacccaccaagccaaaccaggtGGGGCCAGATACTTTCTCACGGTGGCAAAATGCACAACCTGAAATTCACCACTCTAACTCCTTTGTAAACACTCAGCCAAGCAtataaagagagaggggaaaagagagagatttgtctGTCCGGCTATCTGTGCGTCCATTGGTGGATTCTtgtatccatccatcacccacccatccacccacccatccatccatccatccatccacccatcctttcCTCCGAACATCGGTCCATCCATCGGTCCTCACTCCCTTCCAAACGCCCGGCCTCGCCCGGCCTCGGACGCCCTCGCCCCACTCACCGCCTCCGCAACACCCGGTCTGCACCGCTcctcctgcagcctggcctggcgAGCTCTGAGCCAGGGGCTGAGACCCGCCTTTTTACACACACGCTCTGGACTTCACTTCctgttcccgccccaccctgtGATTGGTTAGAGACCAGGCATTGATCCTTTTTCCACAATCTCCTTAGACAGGGTTTCCGGGAGAGAAACACCCCGCGGCCCCAGGGGGTGTTGGCCTCTGAGCCCTCAGCACGTGTCCGCAGCGTTTGAAGGGCCCCAGGCACACAGGCCcggccctggcgggtgtggctcagtagttccAGCGTGGGCCTGGGTGCTGAGGGGTcgcggagggtcccaggttcggtttctctctatccctttctctccctagaatcgattttaaaagaataaataaaaagtaaaaaagcccagccagcgtggctcaatggttgagcatcgacctatgaaccaggaggtcacggttggatccttggtcaagggcacaggcctgggtttctggttcaatccccagtgtggggcctgcaggaggcagccaatcaaccgttctctctcatccctgatgcttctctctctctctccctctcccttcgtctctgaaaatcaataaaatatatttttaagataggaagttatttaaaaataaaggaatgaatgaatgaataaataaataaataaataaataaataaataaattcaagttaCAACTTAACAACTAAAACTGTtcaaccctggctgggtagctcaggtgTTAGGCCATTGTCCAGATACGCAAAGGTTTcgggttgaattcctggtcacggcacatgcaagaatcagtGAATGTTGCCTggccggcagggctcagtggttgagcatcatcttgaGCACCGAAAAGttgccggttccattcccagtcagggtacatgcctgggtggtgggttcaatcctgggtccaggtgcctacaggaagcaaccattctatctctctctctctttcaaaacatGAGGCTCAGTGAAATGTGGATGTCCAATAAAAGAATAATTCAGAACACACGCATCTCAAAAATGCTGTGGCCCtgaatggtgtggctcagtggatacagtgttggcctgcagactgcagggtcccaggttcaattctattcaagggcacatgcccgggtttcgggctccatccccagtagggggcgtgcaggaagcagcccatcaatgattctctctcatcattgatgtttctatctctctcttccttatcCCGTCCTATGAGAAATGAATAAGAATatctatttttgagaaaataaaaatgtgatgtaTTAGACTTCCATATTGCACAGGGTATTCTGTAGGGAATCTGGCCACTCTCCTGGGACCTCCCTATTTTACATAGAAATAAAGGACAACAGGAAGACAAACAAGGGATAAGGGCTGAATcgtgaaatatttattgaaaaaaacagcAAGACTAACACAATATGGGGCCAGTAATTATTGGGGGACCCCAATTCTAATTCATAGCACCCCACTGTCTAAGGGCTCATAGGCCATTCCTGCACCAGAGGGGACCCGTCCTTTCCTCCTGGGTCAGCAGGGACCCGGAGCCCCAGGGGCGCTCCTTGGCAGGTCCTTCGGTGGCGTTGGAACGTGCCCAGCTGGCGGAAGGCCCCGTCGCACTGGGGACACCGGTAGGGCTTCCGGCCCGTGTGGGTGCGCATGTGGACGTTGAGGTTCCCTCGGTGGCTGAAGCTCTTGAGGCAGACGTCGCACTGGAACGGCCTCTCCTGGGTGTGGACCCGCTCGTGGCCGCGCAGCGTGGACGCGTGGGTGAACCTCTCCTGGCAGACGGTGCAGCAGTACAGCTTCCGGCCCGTGTGGATCCGATGGTGGACGTGCAGGTCCGAGGCCTGAATGAATCTCTTGGGACAGTAACGGCACTGGAAGGGtctctctcctgtgtgtgtcCTCCGGTGAAGGTCTGACTGAGATTTATAACCGAACCTTTTGCTGCAGTCCTGACACTCGTACGGGGTCTGTCTCCTGGATTCCTTGCCAACAGGGTGACCAGTTGGCTCCGCGGTGTTGGATGCCCGGACTGAATGGCATGGCTGGTCACGCAGCCGTGTGTCCGGAGCAGTGACTGTAGAGGGTTGGGGCAGGAAGAGGGCCATTCTGGAGACGGTGCTGTCGAGAAGCAACATATTCTGCGTAACTGACTGTGACCTTCTCACTGCGGTACCTGGTGAGCCTGAGCGTTTCTCTGAACTCCCTGGTGATGGGGGCCTGAAAGCCACCTTTCTGGAGCAAGGCGTCGATTGCCTGGGTCTGATCCCAGCCTTGCTCCTCAGCGACCTCCGGTAAGTATGTGGCCGCCCCTCTGACACCGTTTTCGTGGCTGAACTCAATCAGAATCCCATGGACGCCTACCTCCCAGTCCAGATAACCCCTGGCTTCCTCAAAGTTGGTCAGGAGGGAGACGGAGCAGGAAAGGGGCGGCAGCTCCTCTGGGGTCAGGGGCGGGAACCGGCGGTCCTTCAGTGCGCTGGTTAGCGTGTACTCCCTGAGCCCCGAGTGAAGATTCATGGCAGAGAAGGTGCCAACGCAGCCACGAAGCCG is a window from the Eptesicus fuscus isolate TK198812 chromosome 21, DD_ASM_mEF_20220401, whole genome shotgun sequence genome containing:
- the LOC129147546 gene encoding AMMECR1-like protein; this encodes MEIHFYLGGGVGCHPEQLRVPGSASPPLRLHVEMDGSNGRENVSDLTRGAGNSPVTRMNPASGALSPLPRPNGTASAPKNQVVTPEMCCYCFDVLYRHLHGFPQPRRPGFPDEPYPLFVTWKTGRDQRLRGCVGTFSAMNLHSGLREYTLTSALKDRRFPPLTPEELPPLSCSVSLLTNFEEARGYLDWEVGVHGILIEFSHENGVRGAATYLPEVAEEQGWDQTQAIDALLQKGGFQAPITREFRETLRLTRYRSEKVTVSYAEYVASRQHRLQNGPLPAPTLYSHCSGHTAAFIQASDLHVHHRIHTGRKLYCCTVCQERFTHASTLRGHERVHTQERPFQCDVCLKSFSHRGNLNVHMRTHTGRKPYRCPQCDGAFRQLGTFQRHRRTCQGAPLGLRVPADPGGKDGSPLVQEWPMSP
- the LOC129147545 gene encoding zinc finger and SCAN domain-containing protein 5B-like, with translation MPTFQMCSDGPGNPQGILGWGLPPSRPPPGRLPEGQYRDSEMGHVLFRAFHPPEGSDPLQSLHTMDALLHRWLRPDVRTMRQILDQLVLEKFLTCMPLELQVLVKERRVQSCDELEVLLLNKEKPRRWTVVTLHGQEYLQENSDEEAGDTDLGVDLSVKSPSPISKAGAHPENSPEVLGEPGNQPGPSDVVWGQGQRVLLPETMLKTSDPQGVGPVVKVEEVEKDVMEDGEEAVLTSPEAPLPSSPESRRQIPYECQDCSKRFSYKSQLDLHRRTHTGERPFQCRYCPKRFIQASDLHVHHRIHTGRKPYCCTVCQERFTHASTLRGHERVHTQERPFQCDVCLKSFSHRGNLNVHMRTHTGLKPYRCPQCDGAFRQLGTFQRHRRTCQGAPLGLRVPADPGGKEGVPSGAEVVYEPLDSGGAMN